One window of Streptomyces sp. SUK 48 genomic DNA carries:
- a CDS encoding asparagine synthetase A translates to MTVSTAESAGPATLQAPPPLPASLDAHLTAAGTRATLRVQNRMLTAVRAFLAGHGFQELLPPLIGPVTDPGIRGSKQVDVDFYGHKYKLMTSAILYKQATLAAFDKIFYIAPNVRLEPLETAVTHRHLAEFHQIDVEIRDARREDAMALAEALVAHTVAEVLRDMPAELELLGRDEDALRAAVTGAFGRTSHERATADLVALGHPQDPGAEIDWRGEEILSAGSARPFFVVDYPKGSRGFYDREDARRPGVLRNFDLIAPEGYGELASGSEREHDYATLVTRMRETGENPAKYGWYLDLARRGIPASSGFGIGLERFTRYVTGRTAVWEASAYPKLPGVVSA, encoded by the coding sequence ATGACCGTGTCGACCGCCGAGTCCGCCGGACCGGCCACCCTCCAGGCCCCGCCCCCGCTGCCCGCCTCCCTCGACGCGCACCTGACCGCCGCCGGGACCCGAGCCACCCTGCGGGTGCAGAACCGGATGCTCACCGCCGTCCGCGCCTTCCTCGCGGGCCACGGCTTCCAGGAGCTGCTGCCGCCGCTCATCGGCCCGGTGACCGACCCCGGCATCCGCGGTTCGAAGCAGGTGGACGTCGATTTCTACGGCCACAAGTACAAGCTGATGACCAGCGCGATCCTCTACAAGCAGGCCACGCTCGCCGCCTTCGACAAGATCTTCTACATCGCGCCCAACGTGCGGCTGGAACCGCTGGAGACGGCGGTCACCCACCGCCACCTCGCCGAGTTCCACCAGATCGACGTGGAGATACGGGACGCCCGCCGCGAGGACGCGATGGCGCTCGCCGAGGCCCTGGTCGCGCACACCGTGGCGGAGGTCCTGCGGGACATGCCCGCCGAACTGGAGCTGCTCGGCCGGGACGAGGACGCCCTGCGCGCGGCCGTCACCGGCGCCTTCGGCCGCACCAGCCACGAGCGGGCCACCGCCGACCTGGTCGCCCTCGGGCACCCGCAGGACCCGGGCGCGGAGATCGACTGGCGGGGCGAGGAGATCCTGTCCGCCGGCTCCGCCCGCCCCTTCTTCGTCGTCGACTACCCCAAGGGCTCGCGCGGCTTCTACGACCGCGAGGACGCCCGGCGCCCGGGCGTGCTCCGCAACTTCGACCTGATCGCCCCCGAGGGCTACGGCGAACTGGCCAGCGGCAGCGAGCGCGAGCACGACTACGCGACGCTGGTGACCCGGATGCGCGAGACCGGCGAGAACCCCGCCAAGTACGGCTGGTACCTGGACCTGGCCCGCCGGGGCATCCCGGCCAGCTCCGGCTTCGGCATCGGCCTGGAGCGCTTCACCCGGTACGTCACCGGCCGCACCGCCGTCTGGGAGGCCAGCGCCTACCCGAAGCTGCCGGGAGTGGTGTCCGCGTGA
- a CDS encoding glutamate synthase-related protein, which produces MSAALSAAGFPEEEVRRRARLGAAAAFPDLSVYGTGLVGAVPAGQDLGDPLERTRIVPPVFMPERLEKLIELAREPLYTDVELDTVIGGFASRLPLYVSAFGSTQVASRDLGEAAGAQAGRLGIPMVIGENVVPVNGYRGASEAEVSSMTGRITAYTEAAAAFGNEEYGGVVVQQSTEDADAEVWNLLYSDPVSQPLLAAGKLAFELKVGQGAKPGLGGLTVLDREAAGRIAEQYATQEVFGAGDRVLRLSSPGTFTEEILRQQIRLMRNNFPRVRVWVKLHPGRDVAHAAATAWASGADAVTVDGAEAGTAWAPNGFLAQVGLPLGDCLTRIGRTGRCLLASGRIWEGTRAVKALALGARAVGLGRAALLAVDEDGDAGLLRLAESMALELRMLISAVGKYRVDALSPEDLQLPADVRPPLAHVLH; this is translated from the coding sequence GTGAGCGCCGCACTGAGCGCCGCCGGCTTCCCCGAGGAGGAGGTGCGCCGCCGCGCCCGGCTGGGAGCCGCGGCCGCCTTCCCCGACCTGTCCGTCTACGGCACCGGCCTGGTCGGCGCCGTACCCGCCGGGCAGGACCTGGGCGACCCGCTGGAGCGGACCCGGATCGTGCCGCCGGTGTTCATGCCGGAGCGGCTGGAGAAGCTGATCGAGCTGGCCCGCGAGCCGCTGTACACGGACGTCGAACTGGACACCGTCATCGGCGGGTTCGCCTCCCGGCTGCCGCTGTACGTCTCGGCGTTCGGCTCCACCCAGGTCGCCAGCCGCGACCTCGGGGAGGCCGCCGGGGCGCAGGCCGGACGGCTGGGCATCCCGATGGTGATCGGCGAGAACGTGGTCCCCGTCAACGGCTACCGGGGTGCCAGCGAGGCCGAGGTCTCCTCGATGACGGGCCGTATCACCGCCTACACCGAGGCGGCCGCCGCGTTCGGCAACGAGGAGTACGGCGGTGTGGTCGTCCAGCAGTCCACCGAGGACGCGGACGCCGAGGTGTGGAACCTCCTCTACAGCGACCCCGTGTCCCAGCCGCTGCTGGCCGCCGGGAAGCTGGCCTTCGAGCTGAAGGTCGGCCAGGGCGCCAAGCCGGGCCTCGGCGGGCTGACGGTACTGGACCGCGAGGCGGCCGGGCGGATCGCCGAACAGTACGCCACCCAGGAGGTGTTCGGCGCCGGCGACCGGGTGCTGCGGCTGAGCAGCCCCGGCACGTTCACCGAGGAGATCCTGCGCCAGCAGATCCGGCTGATGCGCAACAACTTCCCACGCGTACGGGTCTGGGTGAAGCTCCACCCCGGGCGGGACGTGGCCCACGCCGCGGCCACCGCGTGGGCCTCCGGCGCGGACGCGGTGACCGTCGACGGCGCCGAGGCGGGCACCGCGTGGGCGCCGAACGGGTTCCTGGCCCAGGTCGGGCTGCCGCTCGGCGACTGCCTGACCCGGATCGGCCGCACCGGCCGCTGCCTGCTGGCCAGCGGACGGATCTGGGAGGGCACCCGGGCGGTCAAGGCCCTGGCCCTCGGCGCCAGGGCGGTCGGGCTCGGCCGGGCGGCCCTGCTGGCCGTCGACGAGGACGGCGACGCGGGACTGCTGCGGCTCGCCGAGAGCATGGCCCTGGAGCTGCGGATGCTGATCAGCGCCGTCGGAAAGTACCGGGTCGACGCCCTGTCCCCGGAGGACCTCCAGCTCCCCGCCGACGTACGCCCACCGCTCGCGCACGTCCTGCACTAG
- a CDS encoding non-ribosomal peptide synthetase encodes MPQQQAGQAHSVDIDEYNSTAVALPELPLHDLFTAQAARTPEAAALLCGEVELSYGRLDAASDAFARRLVAAGVGPGDRLGLLFDRSVEYVVAMLGVLKAGGAYVPLDARQPEERLSWMLRDTGAVLLLTDRRSGGTDFAGGLPVVRVGAEITVVEGESAPLGLSVAAGQAAYVMYTSGSSGTPKGVVNTHRNVVELALDPWWASGRHRRVLAYSPLAFDSSTYELWVPLLSGGLAVILPAAKIDLGEIGEAIVRHGVTAAYFTTALFDAMAHEAVDSLGCLEEIWTGGDVLSRTALEKVLAHCPGTTVVHAYGPTEATVFCSYQVFATDTRVVERLHLGGPMANTAMYVLDEWLRPTAPGAAGELYVAGSHLAAGYLGRAALTAERFTADPYGPSGSRMYRTGDLARWNQHGEIEFLGRADQQVKLRGFRIELGEIETVLSRRPEVGQAAVVVREDRPGDKRLVAYVVPVAGSETDPEALRRYVEGELPEYMVPSAFVRLAALPLTANGKLDRRALPEPVLGGGAAGRAARTPVEEILCTLFAEALGLPSVAVDDDFFRLGGHSLLATRLVCRIRALLGTRLSLTDFFRHPTAALLAGHLAGAVAEDRPALVPAERGDTVPLSPAQRRLWFLDQMEGPSATYNIPLAVRVRGGLDREALRGALSDVVARHEVLRTVYPAQDGTPYQSVLPAESVDLPLPVVPATEDALGDTLGELAGSVAFDLARDLPVRGTLLELAPDDHVLLLVVHHIASDGWSNTPLMRDLGTAYAARADGAAPGWQPLPVQYADYTLWQQELLGDADDPDSVLAAQLDYWKGALAELPDTVSLPADRPRPVVASYRGATHTVSCPAALHQALTALARETGTTFFMVAQAAVAALLTRSGTGTDIALGSLVAGRGDEALDDLVGFFVNTLVLRTDTSGDPSFRELLRRARETDLAAWAHQDVPFDRLVEALNPERSASRHPLFQVMLTVADAVDPAPVLPGADTSASQLPLGAAKFDLTVNFHEHHTRDGGPAGLDITIEYATDLYDAVTMRAAAARLVRLLGAAVAEPETPIGRIELLGETERAALLVDYNDTETDLPAASLPELFAAQAARTPEAVALICGEAELSYRQLDAASDAFARRLVAAGVRPGDRAGLFLDRSVEYVVAMLGVLKAGGALVPLDARQPGERLGWMLRDTGAALLVTDRGADATEFAGGLPVVRVGAEITVVEGESAPLGLSVAAGQAAYVMYTSGSSGTPKGVVNTHRNVVELALDPWWASGRHRRVLAYSPLAFDSSTYELWVPLLSGGLAVILPAAKIDLGEIGEAIVRHGVTAAYFTTALFDAMAHEAVDSLGRLEEIWTGGDVLSATALRTVLDRCPDTTVVHAYGPTEATVFCSYQVFATDTRVVERLHLGGPMANTAMYVLDDRFRPAPPGVTGELYVSGSHLAAGYFGRPALTAERFTANPYGPSGSRMYRTGDLARWNQHGEIEFLGRADQQVKLRGFRIELGEIETVLSRRPEVGQAAVVVREDRPGDKRLVAYVVPVTGSETAPDTACDIDPEALRRYAVEALPEYMVPSAFVTLDALPLTANGKLDRRALPAPVLRGSTGGQAARTPAEQVLCTLFAEALGLPSVAVDDDFFRLGGHSLLATRLVARVREIFGAQVLVRDLFRHPTAAALAAHIAGGQHDATRPALTAGSRPARLPLSPSQRRLWFLDQMEGPSATYNIPLAIRLTGGLDREALRGAVSDVVARHEALRTLFPAENGEPYQRIVPADRAEVPFALLGADEDTLAARMADEAGRPFVLDSELPLRAMLFEPAPDEHVLLLVMHHIVSDGWSNTPLTRDLGIAYAARADGVPPDWEPLPVQYADYTLWQRDVLGDADDPDSAVSTQLDYWKGVLAGLPDEVSLPADRPRPVVASYRGATHTVSCPAALHQALTALARETGTTFFMVAQAAVAALLTRSGAGTDIAIGAPVAGRADQALDDLVGFFVNTLVLRTDTGGDPSFRELLRRARDTDLAAWAHQDVPFDRLVEALNPERSTSRHPLAQVMLSVTDAAVPVPQLPRVVARSEFTPLAIAKFDLTFTFREHRTPGGEPAGFDLGVEYATDLYDAGTVEAAAARLTRLLDAAAGTPDLPAGGLDMLGDEERRRLLVTWNGETTPRAGASLPEAFAARVAREPDAPAVVMGERSLSYAELDERTDRLARRLLGEGIRAGDPVVLFLERSLEAVVALLAVVKTGAVYVPLDVRYPADRIALIIRDSKATVFLTDRDLTGLGLSEHARTIPVTGVADRPQGAAGEAAAGSAATGRAAAGGAEVGGADPLPPVHPDQPAYAMFTSGSTGVPKGVAVTHRNITDLAADERFPLASRARMLLHSPMAFDASTFEFWMPLLTGGTLVVAPPGLLDTTALSRVLSEGRITGLVLSSGLFQMLAEDDPAALAGVRTVLTGGDVMSVEAVRRIHEHCPDTTVLNGYGPTETTVLVAAHTVRRPYDRPGAVPIGTPLDNTRMYVLDSRMRLVPPMTPGELYLAGSGLAAGYPNRPALTAERFTADPYGPPGSRMYRTGDLARWNHRGEIEFLGRADQQVKLRGFRIEPGEIETALCRHPAVAQAAVVLGEIRAGDKALIAYVTPFEGVHADIAELRAQVSATLPDYMVPSAFVQLDALPLTANGKLDRGALPAPEPADTGAAAEGRAPRTPNEEMLCGLFAELLGRPSVSIDDNFFHLGGHSLLATRLVRRINSVMGVDLPIGALFNNPMVATLVEQLDRIGSARPKLRPMRRMGAST; translated from the coding sequence ATGCCCCAGCAGCAGGCCGGTCAGGCCCACTCGGTCGACATCGACGAGTACAACAGCACCGCGGTGGCCCTTCCCGAGCTGCCGCTGCACGACCTGTTCACCGCCCAGGCGGCGCGCACACCCGAAGCCGCAGCCCTGCTGTGCGGCGAAGTCGAGCTGTCCTACGGCCGGTTGGACGCCGCGTCCGACGCGTTCGCCCGTCGGCTGGTGGCGGCCGGGGTAGGCCCCGGAGACCGGCTCGGGCTGCTCTTCGACCGGTCGGTGGAGTATGTCGTCGCGATGCTCGGGGTGTTGAAGGCGGGTGGCGCGTACGTCCCGTTGGACGCCCGTCAGCCGGAGGAGCGGCTGTCCTGGATGCTCCGCGACACGGGCGCGGTCCTGCTGCTGACCGACCGCCGTTCGGGCGGGACCGACTTCGCCGGTGGTCTGCCGGTGGTGCGGGTGGGCGCCGAAATCACTGTCGTCGAGGGGGAGTCGGCGCCGCTGGGTCTGTCCGTCGCCGCCGGTCAGGCGGCGTACGTGATGTACACCTCGGGGTCGAGCGGGACGCCGAAGGGTGTGGTGAACACGCACCGCAATGTGGTGGAGCTGGCCCTGGACCCGTGGTGGGCGAGTGGCCGGCACCGGCGGGTGCTGGCGTATTCGCCGCTGGCCTTCGACTCCTCGACGTACGAGTTGTGGGTGCCGCTGCTGAGCGGTGGCCTCGCGGTGATCCTCCCCGCCGCCAAGATCGACCTCGGGGAGATAGGCGAGGCCATCGTCCGGCACGGTGTCACCGCCGCCTACTTCACCACCGCCCTCTTCGACGCGATGGCGCACGAGGCCGTGGACAGCCTGGGGTGCCTGGAGGAGATCTGGACCGGCGGCGACGTCCTGTCCAGGACCGCCCTGGAGAAGGTGCTCGCGCACTGCCCCGGCACCACCGTCGTGCACGCCTACGGCCCCACCGAGGCGACCGTCTTCTGCAGCTACCAGGTCTTCGCCACGGACACCCGCGTAGTGGAACGGCTGCACCTGGGCGGCCCGATGGCCAACACCGCCATGTACGTCCTGGACGAGTGGCTGCGCCCGACGGCGCCGGGCGCGGCGGGCGAGCTGTACGTCGCCGGGTCGCATCTCGCCGCCGGCTATCTGGGGCGCGCGGCGCTGACGGCGGAGCGCTTCACCGCAGACCCGTACGGTCCGTCCGGCAGCCGGATGTACCGCACGGGTGATCTGGCCCGCTGGAACCAGCACGGCGAGATCGAGTTCCTCGGCCGCGCCGACCAGCAGGTCAAGCTGCGCGGCTTCCGGATCGAACTCGGCGAGATCGAGACCGTGTTGAGCCGTCGCCCGGAGGTGGGGCAGGCGGCGGTCGTGGTGCGCGAGGACCGTCCCGGTGACAAGCGGCTCGTCGCCTACGTCGTCCCGGTCGCCGGGAGCGAGACCGACCCGGAGGCGCTGCGCCGGTACGTGGAGGGGGAACTGCCGGAGTACATGGTGCCGTCGGCCTTCGTCCGGCTGGCCGCCCTGCCGCTCACCGCCAACGGGAAGCTCGACCGGCGGGCCCTGCCCGAACCGGTGCTGGGCGGCGGCGCGGCCGGCCGCGCCGCGCGGACACCCGTGGAGGAGATCCTGTGCACCCTGTTCGCCGAGGCCCTGGGCCTGCCGTCGGTCGCGGTGGACGACGACTTCTTCCGGCTCGGCGGCCACTCGCTGCTCGCCACCCGCCTCGTCTGCCGCATCCGCGCCCTGCTCGGCACCCGGCTGTCGCTCACCGACTTCTTCCGCCACCCGACGGCCGCCCTGCTCGCCGGTCATCTCGCCGGGGCGGTCGCGGAGGACCGTCCCGCGCTGGTGCCGGCCGAGCGCGGTGACACGGTCCCGCTGTCCCCGGCCCAGCGACGGCTCTGGTTCCTGGACCAGATGGAGGGGCCCTCGGCGACGTACAACATCCCGCTGGCCGTCCGGGTCCGGGGCGGCCTCGACCGGGAGGCGCTGCGCGGCGCCCTCTCGGACGTCGTGGCCCGGCACGAGGTCCTGCGGACCGTGTACCCCGCCCAGGACGGCACGCCGTACCAGTCCGTCCTGCCGGCGGAGTCGGTCGATCTTCCGCTGCCGGTGGTCCCGGCGACCGAGGACGCGCTCGGGGACACCCTCGGCGAGCTGGCCGGAAGCGTGGCCTTCGATCTCGCCCGTGACCTGCCCGTGCGGGGGACGCTGCTGGAACTGGCGCCGGATGACCACGTCCTGCTGCTGGTGGTGCACCACATCGCCTCGGACGGCTGGTCGAACACCCCGCTGATGCGGGACCTGGGGACCGCGTACGCGGCCCGGGCCGACGGGGCGGCACCCGGCTGGCAGCCGCTGCCGGTCCAGTACGCGGACTACACGCTGTGGCAGCAGGAACTCCTGGGCGACGCGGACGACCCGGACAGTGTGCTCGCCGCTCAACTCGACTACTGGAAGGGCGCGTTGGCGGAGCTGCCCGACACGGTGTCGCTGCCCGCGGACCGGCCCCGCCCGGTCGTGGCCTCCTACCGGGGCGCCACGCACACCGTCTCCTGCCCGGCCGCGTTGCACCAGGCGCTCACCGCGCTGGCCCGGGAGACCGGCACCACCTTCTTCATGGTCGCCCAGGCGGCCGTCGCGGCGCTGCTCACCCGCTCGGGCACCGGTACCGACATCGCCCTCGGCTCCCTCGTCGCGGGGCGCGGCGACGAGGCGCTCGACGATCTGGTCGGCTTCTTCGTCAACACCCTGGTCCTGCGCACCGACACCAGCGGGGACCCCTCCTTCCGTGAACTCCTCCGGCGGGCCCGGGAGACCGACCTCGCGGCCTGGGCCCACCAGGACGTGCCGTTCGACCGGCTGGTCGAGGCGCTCAACCCGGAGCGGTCCGCCTCCCGGCACCCGCTCTTCCAGGTCATGCTCACCGTGGCCGACGCCGTCGACCCGGCTCCGGTCCTGCCCGGCGCGGACACGAGCGCGAGCCAGCTCCCGCTGGGCGCGGCCAAGTTCGACCTCACGGTGAACTTCCACGAGCACCACACCCGCGACGGCGGACCGGCCGGCCTCGACATCACCATCGAGTACGCCACCGACCTCTACGACGCCGTCACCATGCGGGCCGCGGCCGCCCGGCTGGTCCGGCTGCTCGGCGCGGCCGTCGCCGAACCCGAGACCCCGATCGGCCGGATCGAACTGCTCGGGGAGACCGAGCGCGCCGCACTCCTCGTCGACTACAACGACACGGAGACCGACCTGCCCGCCGCCTCCCTGCCGGAGCTGTTCGCGGCCCAGGCGGCCCGTACGCCCGAAGCGGTGGCGCTGATATGCGGTGAAGCCGAGCTGTCCTACCGGCAGTTGGACGCCGCGTCCGACGCGTTCGCCCGTCGGCTGGTCGCGGCCGGGGTGCGTCCCGGCGACCGGGCGGGCTTGTTCCTGGACCGGTCGGTGGAGTATGTCGTCGCGATGCTGGGGGTGTTGAAGGCGGGTGGTGCGCTCGTCCCGTTGGACGCGCGCCAGCCGGGGGAGCGGCTGGGCTGGATGCTGCGGGACACCGGCGCGGCCTTGCTGGTGACCGATCGTGGTGCGGATGCGACGGAGTTCGCCGGTGGTCTGCCGGTGGTGCGGGTGGGCGCCGAAATCACTGTCGTCGAGGGGGAGTCGGCGCCGCTGGGTCTGTCCGTCGCCGCCGGTCAGGCGGCGTACGTGATGTACACCTCGGGGTCGAGCGGGACGCCGAAGGGTGTGGTGAACACGCACCGCAATGTGGTGGAGCTGGCCCTGGACCCGTGGTGGGCGAGTGGCCGGCACCGGCGGGTGCTGGCGTATTCGCCGCTGGCCTTCGACTCCTCGACGTACGAGTTGTGGGTGCCGCTGCTGAGCGGTGGCCTCGCGGTGATCCTCCCCGCCGCCAAGATCGACCTCGGGGAGATAGGCGAGGCCATCGTCCGGCACGGTGTCACCGCCGCCTACTTCACCACCGCCCTCTTCGACGCGATGGCGCACGAGGCCGTGGACAGCCTGGGGCGCCTGGAGGAGATCTGGACCGGCGGCGACGTCCTGTCGGCGACGGCCCTGCGGACCGTCCTGGACCGGTGCCCGGACACCACCGTCGTGCACGCCTACGGCCCCACCGAGGCGACCGTGTTCTGCAGCTACCAGGTCTTCGCCACGGACACTCGCGTGGTGGAACGGCTGCACCTGGGCGGCCCGATGGCCAACACCGCCATGTACGTCCTGGACGACCGGTTCCGCCCCGCGCCTCCGGGCGTCACGGGGGAGCTGTACGTCTCCGGGTCGCATCTCGCCGCCGGCTACTTCGGACGTCCGGCACTGACGGCGGAGCGCTTCACCGCGAACCCGTACGGTCCGTCCGGCAGCCGGATGTACCGCACGGGCGATCTGGCCCGCTGGAACCAGCACGGCGAGATCGAGTTCCTCGGCCGCGCCGACCAGCAGGTCAAGCTGCGCGGCTTCCGCATCGAACTCGGCGAGATCGAGACCGTGTTGAGCCGTCGTCCGGAGGTGGGTCAGGCGGCGGTCGTGGTGCGCGAGGACCGTCCCGGTGACAAGCGGCTCGTGGCGTACGTCGTCCCGGTCACCGGGAGCGAGACCGCCCCGGACACCGCGTGCGACATCGACCCGGAGGCGCTGCGCCGGTACGCGGTGGAGGCGCTGCCGGAGTACATGGTGCCGTCGGCGTTCGTGACCCTGGACGCCCTGCCGCTCACCGCCAACGGCAAGCTCGACCGGCGGGCCCTGCCCGCGCCGGTCCTGCGGGGGAGCACGGGCGGCCAGGCCGCGCGCACGCCCGCCGAACAGGTCCTGTGCACCTTGTTCGCCGAGGCCCTGGGCCTGCCGTCGGTCGCGGTGGACGACGACTTCTTCCGGCTCGGCGGCCACTCGCTGCTCGCCACCCGGCTGGTCGCGCGGGTGCGGGAGATCTTCGGGGCGCAGGTACTGGTGCGGGACCTGTTCCGGCACCCGACGGCGGCCGCGCTGGCCGCTCACATCGCCGGCGGCCAGCACGATGCCACCCGCCCCGCCCTGACCGCCGGATCGCGTCCGGCTCGGCTGCCGCTCTCCCCCTCCCAGCGACGGCTCTGGTTCCTGGACCAGATGGAGGGCCCCTCGGCGACGTACAACATCCCGCTGGCCATCCGCCTCACGGGCGGCCTCGACCGGGAGGCCCTGCGCGGTGCCGTGTCGGATGTCGTGGCCCGGCACGAGGCCCTGCGCACCCTGTTCCCCGCCGAGAACGGCGAGCCGTACCAGCGGATCGTCCCGGCGGACCGGGCGGAGGTCCCCTTCGCCCTCCTCGGCGCCGACGAGGACACGCTCGCGGCGAGGATGGCCGACGAGGCCGGCCGCCCCTTCGTCCTCGACTCCGAACTGCCCCTGCGGGCCATGCTGTTCGAGCCGGCGCCGGATGAGCATGTCCTGCTGCTGGTGATGCACCACATCGTCTCGGACGGCTGGTCCAACACCCCGCTGACGCGGGACCTGGGGATCGCGTACGCGGCCCGGGCCGACGGGGTGCCGCCGGACTGGGAACCGCTGCCGGTCCAGTACGCCGACTACACGCTGTGGCAGCGGGACGTGCTGGGCGACGCGGACGACCCGGACAGTGCGGTCTCCACTCAACTCGACTACTGGAAAGGGGTATTGGCGGGGCTGCCGGACGAGGTGTCGCTGCCCGCGGACCGGCCCCGCCCGGTCGTGGCCTCCTACCGGGGCGCCACGCACACCGTGTCCTGCCCGGCCGCGTTGCACCAGGCGCTCACCGCGCTGGCCCGGGAGACCGGCACCACCTTCTTCATGGTGGCCCAGGCGGCGGTGGCGGCGCTGCTGACCCGCTCCGGCGCCGGTACCGACATCGCCATCGGAGCCCCCGTGGCCGGCCGCGCGGACCAGGCCCTCGACGATCTGGTCGGCTTCTTCGTCAACACCCTGGTCCTGCGCACCGACACCGGCGGCGACCCCTCCTTCCGTGAACTGCTGCGCCGCGCCCGGGACACCGACCTCGCGGCCTGGGCCCACCAGGACGTCCCCTTCGACCGGCTGGTCGAGGCCCTCAACCCCGAGCGCTCCACCTCCCGGCACCCGCTCGCCCAGGTCATGCTCTCGGTCACCGACGCGGCCGTACCGGTACCCCAACTCCCGCGCGTGGTAGCCCGGTCGGAGTTCACGCCGCTCGCGATCGCCAAGTTCGACCTCACCTTCACCTTCCGGGAGCACCGCACCCCGGGAGGCGAACCGGCCGGCTTCGACCTCGGCGTGGAGTACGCCACCGACCTGTACGACGCGGGCACCGTCGAGGCCGCCGCGGCCCGCCTGACCCGGCTGCTGGACGCGGCGGCCGGCACCCCCGATCTGCCGGCCGGCGGGCTGGACATGCTCGGCGACGAGGAACGCCGGCGGCTGCTCGTCACCTGGAACGGCGAGACGACCCCCCGGGCCGGGGCCTCGCTGCCGGAGGCGTTCGCCGCGCGGGTCGCCCGCGAACCGGACGCACCTGCCGTGGTGATGGGTGAACGAAGCCTCAGCTACGCCGAGTTGGACGAGCGCACCGACCGGCTGGCCCGCCGGCTCCTCGGCGAGGGCATCCGCGCCGGTGACCCCGTGGTCCTCTTCCTGGAGCGCTCGCTGGAAGCGGTGGTCGCCCTGCTGGCGGTCGTCAAGACCGGCGCGGTCTACGTCCCGCTGGACGTCCGCTACCCCGCCGACCGCATCGCCCTGATCATCCGGGACTCCAAGGCCACGGTCTTCCTCACCGACCGGGACCTGACCGGCCTCGGCCTCTCCGAGCACGCCCGGACGATCCCGGTCACCGGTGTGGCGGACCGCCCGCAGGGCGCGGCGGGGGAAGCGGCGGCCGGATCAGCGGCGACCGGGAGAGCGGCGGCTGGGGGAGCGGAGGTTGGCGGGGCCGACCCCCTGCCCCCGGTCCACCCCGACCAGCCGGCCTACGCCATGTTCACCTCCGGCTCGACCGGCGTCCCCAAGGGCGTCGCGGTCACCCACCGCAACATCACCGACCTGGCCGCCGACGAACGCTTCCCGCTCGCCTCTCGGGCTCGGATGCTGCTGCACTCGCCGATGGCCTTCGACGCCTCGACGTTCGAATTCTGGATGCCGCTGCTGACCGGTGGCACGCTCGTCGTCGCCCCGCCCGGACTGCTGGACACCACCGCGCTGAGCCGCGTCCTGTCCGAGGGCCGGATCACCGGACTGGTCCTGTCGTCGGGCCTGTTCCAGATGCTGGCCGAGGACGACCCGGCGGCGCTGGCGGGCGTACGGACCGTGCTGACCGGCGGCGATGTCATGTCCGTCGAGGCGGTCCGCCGTATCCACGAGCACTGCCCCGACACCACCGTGCTCAACGGCTACGGCCCGACCGAGACGACCGTCCTGGTCGCCGCGCACACCGTCCGCAGGCCCTACGACCGCCCCGGAGCGGTACCGATCGGCACCCCGCTGGACAACACCCGGATGTACGTCCTCGACAGCCGGATGCGCCTGGTCCCGCCCATGACGCCGGGCGAGCTGTACCTGGCGGGCTCCGGACTGGCCGCCGGCTACCCGAACCGGCCCGCGCTGACCGCCGAACGGTTCACCGCCGACCCGTACGGCCCGCCCGGCAGCCGGATGTACCGCACCGGCGACCTGGCCCGCTGGAACCACCGGGGCGAGATCGAGTTCCTCGGCCGCGCCGACCAGCAGGTCAAGCTGCGCGGTTTCCGGATCGAACCCGGTGAGATCGAGACGGCCCTGTGCCGGCATCCGGCGGTGGCGCAGGCGGCCGTGGTGCTCGGGGAGATCAGGGCGGGCGACAAGGCCCTCATCGCCTACGTCACCCCCTTCGAGGGCGTCCACGCGGACATCGCCGAGCTGCGCGCCCAGGTGTCCGCGACCCTGCCCGACTACATGGTGCCGTCGGCCTTCGTCCAGCTGGACGCCCTGCCGCTCACCGCCAACGGCAAGCTCGACCGGGGCGCCCTGCCCGCGCCCGAGCCGGCCGACACGGGAGCGGCGGCCGAGGGGCGGGCGCCGCGCACCCCCAACGAGGAGATGCTCTGCGGCCTGTTCGCCGAGCTGCTCGGCCGGCCCTCGGTCTCCATCGACGACAACTTCTTCCACCTGGGCGGGCATTCGCTGCTCGCCACCCGGCTCGTGCGCCGGATCAACAGCGTCATGGGTGTCGACCTGCCGATCGGCGCCCTCTTCAACAACCCGATGGTGGCCACGCTGGTCGAGCAGCTCGACCGTATCGGCAGCGCCCGGCCCAAGCTTCGGCCCATGCGCCGGATGGGAGCGTCCACATGA